The proteins below come from a single Papaver somniferum cultivar HN1 chromosome 11, ASM357369v1, whole genome shotgun sequence genomic window:
- the LOC113322549 gene encoding (+)-neomenthol dehydrogenase-like, producing MGSISTDSMHAVVTGANKGIGLEIVRQLAVKGVTVVLTARDEKRGLDAVSLLVQSGLENVVFHQLDVRDQSSVDSLAVFVKSRFGRLDILVNNAGASGVVVDEEGLRALNIDPVSWLSGKATDMVQGVIQQPYEKGVECLDTNYYGCRRVTEALLPLLKLSKSGARIVNVSSLRSELKRIPNEHIRSELGDVDNLTEEKVDKIVEKFLHDLKQGMLEEMGWSLMLPSYSISKVALNAYTRVLAKRYPKMFINCVHPGYVNTDINWHTGTMTVEDGAKGPVMLALLSNGEFSGCYFDQTEKSEF from the exons ATGGGATCCATTTCAACAGATAG TATGCATGCAGTTGTTACAGGTGCAAACAAGGGAATCGGGCTTGAGATTGTTCGACAGTTGGCCGTCAAAGGTGTGACCGTCGTGTTAACAGCTAGAGACGAGAAGAGAGGGTTAGATGCGGTTTCGCTGCTAGTCCAATCCGGACTGGAGAATGTGGTTTTTCACCAGCTTGATGTTCGAGATCAATCTAGTGTTGACTCCTTGGCTGTATTTGTCAAATCCCGATTTGGGAGACTTGATATCTTGGTAAACAATGCTGGAGCATCAGGAGTTGTAGTTGATGAGGAAGGATTAAGGGCCTTAAACATTGATCCAGTATCTTGG CTCTCTGGTAAAGCTACCGACATGGTGCAAGGAGTGATTCAACAACCATACGAAAAGGGTGTGGAATGCCTTGACACAAACTATTATGGTTGCAGAAGGGTTACAGAAGCTCTTTTGCCTCTTCTAAAGCTTTCTAAATCCGGTGCAAGAATAGTAAATGTGTCTTCGCTTAGATCAGAACTTAAG AGGATCCCGAATGAACATATTCGAAGTGAACTGGGGGATGTAGACAATCTAACAGAAGAGAAAGTGGATAAGATAGTCGAAAAATTCCTGCATGATTTGAAACAAGGGATGCTTGAAGAAATGGGATGGTCTCTCATGCTGCCATCATATAGCATCTCAAAGGTTGCTCTTAATGCGTATACTAGAGTTCTTGCAAAGAGGTATCCTAAAATGTTCATAAACTGTGTTCATCCTGGTTACGTCAATACCGATATAAACTGGCATACAGGAACTATGACAGTCGAGGATGGAGCTAAAGGTCCAGTCATGCTGGCTTTGCTATCGAATGGCGAATTCTCAGGATGCTATTTTGATCAGACTGAGAAGTCTGAGTTTTAG
- the LOC113322550 gene encoding chorismate mutase 2-like produces MASSPTPPPPAETARNGNSDDGSKGEGLLMIDLERVRKSLIRQEDSIVFSLIERAKFPSNSSLYKSSSSSQIPGFDGSLIQYIVKETEILHSKIGRYESPEEHPFFPDGLPLPLIPCPPKSPELLHGAASSININSTIWKFYLEELLPLFTKQGDGDASSYACTAVCDLNCLQALSRRIHYGKFVAEVKFRDAPEEYGPAIRAQDRDALMKLLTFEDVEEMVKKRVAKKAMIFSQEVNLIEKDADDKQQNCKIDPSLLSRLYGEWVMPLTKLVQVEYLLRRLDK; encoded by the exons ATGGCTTCTTCTCCAACTCCCCCTCCTCCTGCAGAAACAGCAAG AAATGGGAACTCCGATGATGGTTCAAAAGGAGAAGGATTATTGATGATTGATTTAGAAAGGGTTAGGAAATCATTGATCAGACAAGAAGATAGCATTGTATTTAGTCTCATTGAAAGAGCTAAATTCCCATCCAATTCTTCACTCTacaaatcatcatcttcttcgcaAATCCCTGGTTTTGATGGGTCTTTGATTCAATACATTGTAAAAGAAACAGAAATCCTTCATTCCAAG ATTGGTAGATATGAAAGCCCAGAAGAACATCCTTTCTTCCCAGATGGTTTACCTCTGCCATTGATTCCTTGTCCTCCCAAGTCTCCAGAGCTTTTGCATGGCGCGGCATCTTCGATTAACATCAACAGCACCATTTGGAAATTTTACTTGGAAGAATTGCTTCCTTTGTTTACTAAACAAGGAGATGGTGATGCTAGTAGCTATGCATGCACAGCTGTTTGTGATCTCAATTGTTTGCAG GCCTTGTCCAGAAGGATTCATTACGGGAAATTTGTAGCAGAGGTGAAATTCAGAGATGCCCCAGAAGAATATGGACCTGCCATTCGTGCACAGGACAGGGATGCACTGATGAAGCTATTGACATTCGAAGATGTCGAAGAAATGGTAAAGAAGAGGGTAGCGAAAAAGGCCATGATTTTCAGTCAAGAAGTGAACCTAATAGAGAAAGACGCGGACGACAAGCAGCAGAATTGCAAGATTGATCCGTCACTTCTTTCTCGGTTATATGGAGAATGGGTGATGCCTTTAACCAAACTTGTTCAAGTCGAATACCTCCTCCGTCGCTTAGACAAGTGA